Proteins from a single region of Rhodovibrio salinarum DSM 9154:
- a CDS encoding ABC transporter permease: MSGQVPGGTAPRVRPISRPHWRGLWTVYRLGVMRLSRIVLETIVGPILSSLLFLAVFAIALSDTQDFGGEVGFLQFLVPGIAAFAMIQGAYQMAAFPVVYDKLEGTLADQIMSPLMEWEIAVGYALVGATAGLFVGAGVLGIASAFVALPFANPLLTVVVAVLAAFAFAFLGTVTGLWAQKWDQLSVVATFLMLPLAFLSGAFFALDRVSGVAGVLIRLNPVAYAIDVLRFGVSGWHATNPVIAVAVVACLTVAAAALSLRLFSIGWKIKA, translated from the coding sequence GTGAGCGGTCAGGTGCCCGGCGGCACCGCCCCGCGTGTGCGCCCGATCTCCCGGCCGCACTGGCGCGGCCTGTGGACGGTCTATCGGCTGGGCGTGATGCGGCTGAGCCGGATCGTGCTGGAAACGATCGTCGGGCCGATCCTCTCCTCGCTGCTGTTCCTGGCAGTGTTCGCGATCGCGCTCTCCGACACTCAGGACTTCGGGGGTGAGGTCGGTTTCCTGCAGTTCCTGGTCCCCGGGATCGCCGCTTTCGCGATGATTCAGGGGGCCTACCAGATGGCTGCCTTCCCGGTGGTCTACGACAAGCTGGAAGGCACGCTCGCCGACCAGATCATGAGCCCGCTGATGGAGTGGGAGATCGCGGTCGGCTACGCGCTGGTCGGGGCGACGGCAGGCTTGTTCGTGGGCGCGGGCGTGCTCGGGATCGCCTCGGCGTTCGTGGCGTTGCCCTTTGCCAACCCGCTGTTGACGGTCGTGGTTGCGGTTCTGGCCGCGTTCGCTTTCGCGTTTCTCGGCACGGTCACGGGGCTGTGGGCGCAGAAGTGGGACCAGCTCTCGGTCGTCGCCACCTTCCTGATGTTGCCGCTGGCGTTCCTGTCGGGCGCCTTCTTCGCGCTCGACCGCGTGTCCGGCGTGGCGGGGGTGCTGATCCGCTTGAACCCGGTCGCCTATGCGATCGACGTGCTGCGCTTCGGCGTTTCCGGTTGGCACGCGACCAACCCGGTGATCGCGGTCGCGGTCGTGGCATGCCTGACGGTTGCGGCCGCCGCCCTGTCCCTGCGGCTGTTCTCCATCGGGTGGAAGATCAAGGCCTGA
- a CDS encoding methyl-accepting chemotaxis protein, whose protein sequence is MTSYALRQSRITDLTISKKILLLVVVLLTGTLLAGGAGIWAESRLSTATRQLDLAAQEVKHGARSNEAVLNLRRIEYRVAADPAFADEARERMAAIEAELDRRMGLLRESADGQRGRTLDELRDRIDSYIQAVGQTIAVAERAVGVNNSPEREAIVTAIRDNKELSGTLETKFDAYVNQAEDLGDQAAANAVQTGALAERVILLVGAVAVLGGFALGWAIARFGVVKPLNGALRSLNSLAQGKLDTEVFGVGRRDEIGDIAGAMQVFKENMHETERLRAKQVEDEKRAAEARRRELETLATKFEDRVGQIVKSLSSTITELDSTAQSMSSIAEETSAQAGVVAAAAEESSSNVETVASATEELTASIDEINTQVTQSTKMAATAVENADGAAQKVKSLAEAADNIGNVVELIQDVAEQTNLLALNATIEAARAGDAGKGFAVVAQEVKQLATQTAKATEEISSRIATVQKETGVAVSAIEEIAAQIRTMNETGAAIASAVEEQGAATREIARNIQEASHGTTEMTSNISGVTQASQATGAAATQMTQAVGELNQQAQRLDTSATEFVQEVRAA, encoded by the coding sequence ATGACCAGCTATGCATTGCGGCAAAGCCGTATCACCGATCTAACGATCTCAAAGAAAATCTTGTTGCTTGTGGTCGTATTGCTGACCGGCACGTTGCTGGCGGGCGGGGCCGGGATCTGGGCGGAGAGCCGTCTATCGACCGCGACACGGCAACTCGACTTGGCCGCGCAGGAGGTCAAGCACGGTGCACGCAGCAACGAGGCGGTGCTGAACTTGCGCCGGATCGAGTACCGCGTTGCCGCGGATCCGGCCTTCGCCGATGAGGCGCGCGAGCGCATGGCTGCCATCGAGGCTGAGCTTGACCGGCGCATGGGCTTGCTTCGGGAGAGCGCGGATGGCCAGCGGGGGCGCACGCTCGACGAACTGCGGGATCGGATCGATAGCTACATTCAAGCGGTCGGGCAAACGATCGCGGTCGCTGAACGCGCGGTAGGCGTAAACAATTCGCCCGAACGCGAGGCAATCGTCACGGCGATTCGCGACAATAAGGAGTTGTCCGGCACGCTTGAAACCAAGTTCGATGCCTATGTGAACCAGGCCGAGGACCTTGGGGATCAGGCGGCAGCGAATGCGGTGCAGACGGGAGCGTTGGCGGAACGGGTGATCCTGCTCGTCGGCGCGGTTGCGGTATTGGGCGGCTTCGCGCTTGGTTGGGCGATCGCGCGGTTTGGTGTGGTCAAGCCGTTGAACGGGGCGCTGCGGTCGCTGAACAGCCTGGCGCAGGGCAAGCTCGATACCGAGGTGTTCGGTGTCGGCCGGCGAGACGAGATCGGCGATATCGCCGGGGCGATGCAGGTGTTCAAGGAGAACATGCACGAGACCGAGCGCCTGCGCGCCAAGCAGGTCGAGGATGAGAAGCGGGCGGCCGAGGCGCGCCGGCGCGAGCTGGAGACGTTGGCGACCAAGTTCGAGGATCGGGTCGGGCAGATCGTCAAGTCGCTTTCGTCCACCATTACGGAGTTGGACTCGACCGCGCAGTCGATGAGTTCGATCGCCGAGGAGACCAGCGCCCAGGCAGGCGTCGTGGCCGCCGCTGCGGAGGAGTCGTCGAGTAACGTCGAAACAGTGGCGTCGGCGACCGAGGAGCTGACCGCGTCGATCGACGAGATCAACACGCAGGTTACGCAATCGACCAAGATGGCGGCCACGGCGGTGGAGAACGCGGACGGCGCGGCGCAAAAGGTAAAATCGCTGGCCGAGGCGGCGGACAACATCGGCAATGTCGTCGAATTGATCCAGGACGTCGCCGAGCAGACCAACCTTCTGGCGCTCAACGCCACCATCGAGGCCGCCCGCGCGGGCGATGCGGGCAAGGGCTTCGCCGTGGTCGCCCAGGAGGTCAAGCAGCTGGCAACCCAGACGGCCAAGGCGACCGAGGAAATCTCCAGCCGGATCGCCACCGTGCAGAAGGAGACCGGCGTTGCGGTCTCCGCGATCGAGGAGATCGCCGCTCAGATCCGCACGATGAACGAGACCGGTGCCGCCATTGCCTCCGCCGTTGAGGAACAGGGGGCGGCGACCCGTGAGATCGCCCGCAACATCCAGGAAGCCAGTCACGGCACTACCGAGATGACGAGCAACATCTCCGGCGTTACGCAGGCGTCCCAGGCGACCGGGGCGGCGGCGACGCAGATGACCCAGGCGGTGGGCGAGCTGAACCAGCAGGCCCAGCGGCTCGACACCTCCGCCACCGAATTCGTGCAGGAGGTCCGCGCGGCCTGA
- a CDS encoding ABC transporter permease, which yields MAFEKFSSHPPRPRPMGRVNWLGLWTLYRKEVMRFINVFTQTLAAPVVTALLFFAIFNLALGRAAPAWEGVTYEEFLAPGLIMMTLVQNAFANTSSSILISKVQGNIVDVLMPPLAPWELTIGFAMGGVSRGMLVAFAVFLGLLPFAPISVHSPLVAIYFAFMASLMLSLLGMIGGIWAEKFDHIAAVTNFVITPLSFLSGTFYSLDRLPENWHIAAHVNPFFYMIDGLRYGFTGYADGNVMVGALLVLLVNVALFTWAHRMMATGYKLKA from the coding sequence ATGGCCTTCGAGAAATTTTCTTCCCATCCGCCGCGCCCACGTCCGATGGGCCGGGTCAACTGGCTCGGTTTGTGGACGCTGTACCGCAAGGAAGTGATGCGGTTCATCAACGTCTTCACCCAGACGTTGGCGGCCCCGGTCGTGACCGCGCTATTGTTCTTCGCCATCTTCAACCTGGCGCTCGGCCGTGCGGCGCCGGCATGGGAGGGCGTCACCTACGAGGAGTTCCTGGCCCCGGGTCTGATCATGATGACCCTGGTGCAGAACGCCTTCGCCAACACCTCCTCGTCGATCCTGATCTCGAAGGTGCAGGGCAACATCGTCGACGTTCTGATGCCGCCCCTGGCGCCGTGGGAATTGACCATCGGCTTCGCGATGGGCGGCGTCAGCCGGGGTATGCTGGTCGCCTTCGCCGTGTTCCTGGGCCTGCTGCCGTTCGCGCCGATCAGCGTCCACAGCCCGTTGGTCGCCATCTATTTCGCCTTCATGGCGTCGCTGATGCTGTCGCTGCTCGGCATGATCGGCGGCATCTGGGCGGAGAAGTTCGACCACATCGCGGCGGTGACGAACTTCGTGATCACCCCGCTGTCGTTCCTCTCCGGAACTTTCTATTCGCTCGACCGCCTGCCGGAGAACTGGCACATCGCCGCGCACGTGAACCCGTTCTTCTATATGATCGACGGGCTGCGCTATGGCTTTACCGGCTATGCCGACGGCAACGTGATGGTCGGCGCGCTGCTGGTGCTGCTGGTGAACGTCGCGCTGTTCACCTGGGCGCACCGGATGATGGCCACCGGCTACAAGCTGAAGGCGTGA
- the speD gene encoding adenosylmethionine decarboxylase yields the protein MPATTTLKLGMNSEEVPSDAQAEIYRFPHEGEAAVEQTAQRQAAAHPASVQDADTQSDENADHFITRDGKTYAGTHLIIDVYGGSRLDDIEHIRQMMHDAVTAAGATLLHTHLHHFTPNGGVSGVAVLAESHISIHTWPERDYGALDVFMCGDSAPEKAVEVIREAFQPSRLAVDTYLRGEDVETGEVRETA from the coding sequence ATGCCGGCCACCACCACCCTCAAATTGGGGATGAACTCGGAAGAGGTTCCGAGCGACGCCCAGGCTGAGATTTACCGCTTCCCGCACGAGGGCGAGGCTGCCGTGGAGCAGACCGCCCAGCGACAGGCCGCGGCCCATCCGGCATCCGTCCAGGATGCAGATACGCAATCGGACGAGAATGCCGACCATTTCATCACGCGCGACGGCAAGACCTATGCCGGCACGCACCTGATCATTGACGTCTATGGCGGCAGCCGTTTGGACGACATCGAGCACATCCGCCAGATGATGCACGATGCCGTGACGGCAGCCGGCGCGACGCTGCTGCACACCCATCTGCATCACTTTACGCCCAATGGCGGGGTGTCCGGGGTGGCGGTGCTCGCGGAATCGCACATCTCGATCCACACCTGGCCGGAGCGCGACTACGGCGCGCTCGACGTGTTCATGTGCGGCGATAGTGCGCCCGAAAAGGCGGTCGAGGTGATCCGCGAGGCGTTCCAGCCAAGCCGTCTGGCCGTCGACACGTACTTGCGCGGCGAGGACGTCGAGACGGGCGAGGTGCGCGAGACGGCGTAG
- a CDS encoding glutathione peroxidase produces the protein MSAHDFTFPALEGGDINLAIFANRALLLVNTASACGYAGQFTELQQLYDDLGERGLMVIAVPSNDFGEQEPLSEGEIAQHYRNELGLTFPITGKQQVVGAGAHRFYHWVHEEAGEAAAPRWNFHKVLLDPQGELAGVWPSSVSPQDAEVRAAIEAVLPG, from the coding sequence ATGTCCGCGCACGACTTCACCTTTCCCGCGCTGGAAGGCGGTGACATCAACTTGGCGATCTTCGCCAATCGGGCGCTGCTGCTGGTCAACACTGCAAGTGCCTGTGGCTATGCCGGTCAGTTCACCGAGCTGCAGCAGCTCTACGACGACCTGGGGGAACGCGGGCTGATGGTGATTGCGGTGCCGTCGAATGATTTCGGCGAGCAGGAGCCGCTCTCGGAAGGCGAGATCGCTCAGCATTATCGGAACGAGTTGGGTCTGACGTTCCCCATCACCGGCAAGCAGCAGGTGGTGGGAGCCGGCGCGCACCGCTTCTACCACTGGGTGCACGAAGAAGCGGGCGAAGCGGCCGCACCGCGCTGGAATTTCCATAAGGTGCTGTTGGACCCGCAGGGTGAGCTTGCGGGCGTATGGCCCAGTTCGGTCAGCCCGCAGGATGCCGAGGTGCGTGCGGCGATCGAGGCGGTATTGCCAGGATGA
- a CDS encoding regulatory protein RecX, producing MAQAQHARYLYAMSDSHDPSGAAPAGRPSRGDKRRKPKGPKKATPDYLEKAALHYLERYASSRANLRRVLLGKVERSARAHGTDRDDGAQAVEQLLDRLGRAGYLDDTAYARGRAISLHRAGHGAQAIWMKLRQKGIDEDTARAALETLQEEADTPELAAALRYARKRRIGPYRAPEQQAANIDRDMAALARKGFSLDLARQVVQCDDLETLEQEAGAQPGPLG from the coding sequence TTGGCGCAGGCGCAGCACGCGCGCTATCTCTACGCCATGAGCGACTCTCACGACCCTTCAGGCGCAGCTCCCGCGGGCAGACCGAGCCGCGGCGACAAGCGCCGCAAACCCAAGGGGCCGAAAAAGGCAACCCCCGACTATCTGGAAAAGGCGGCGCTGCACTATCTGGAGCGCTATGCCTCTTCGCGCGCCAACCTGCGGCGCGTGCTGTTGGGCAAGGTCGAGCGGTCTGCCCGCGCCCACGGCACCGACCGGGACGACGGCGCCCAGGCGGTCGAGCAGCTGCTGGACCGCCTGGGCCGCGCTGGCTACCTCGACGACACCGCCTATGCCCGCGGCCGGGCGATCAGTCTGCACCGGGCCGGTCACGGCGCGCAGGCGATCTGGATGAAGCTGCGCCAGAAGGGGATCGACGAAGATACGGCCCGGGCCGCGCTGGAGACCCTTCAGGAGGAGGCCGACACGCCCGAACTGGCCGCCGCCCTCCGCTACGCTCGCAAACGCCGGATCGGTCCCTACCGCGCTCCCGAACAGCAGGCAGCAAACATAGACCGCGACATGGCCGCGCTCGCCCGCAAAGGCTTCTCCCTCGACCTCGCCCGACAGGTTGTCCAATGCGATGACCTGGAGACGCTGGAACAGGAAGCCGGCGCGCAGCCGGGCCCGCTGGGATAA
- a CDS encoding UUP1 family membrane protein, producing MRRNLHVVVLAAILAAVGTAIFLYKVTSLGFPLSAGQQANSWNVELKMSFQDTPGPFKATLALPSKTGHYVISRQAYVSGDYGVTHDGDAAGNQLVIFSKRDGEGDETLYYRAHVASYPQIDDKVQAPEPRVSPPAWTGSERAAANSLLDNIRANSADRETLALNLIDELTASSPGENVTALLPPDASQDQLAQTAAKVLRTDDIPARSVHGLDLSKGAASNVALAHWIEVYDNGFWRPIGLESETRALPEGHLPWWRGDRPLVQWEGAEEIELNMSFAHTRENALEAAVQRGLAMDAPLLRFSLFNTSLETQLLYQVLLLIPVGALVLTLMRQVVGIATFGTFMPVLIALAFRETQLLNGVLLFTVIVSLGLLVRFYFERLKLLLVPRLASMLIVVVLMMAAFSVLTEQIGTSAGLSIALFPMVILTMTIERMSIVWEEDGPKDAIQQGLGSLGVATLVYLVMFNDLVEYLTFTFPELLLILLALTLLLGRYTGYRLVELWRFRDIAKERTA from the coding sequence ATGCGCCGCAACCTGCACGTCGTCGTCCTCGCGGCGATACTGGCCGCGGTCGGTACCGCGATCTTTCTGTACAAGGTGACCAGCCTGGGCTTCCCGCTAAGCGCCGGGCAGCAGGCGAACTCTTGGAACGTCGAGTTAAAAATGTCGTTCCAGGATACACCCGGCCCGTTCAAGGCAACGCTCGCGCTGCCCAGCAAGACCGGGCACTACGTTATCAGCCGGCAAGCCTACGTCTCCGGCGACTACGGCGTCACCCATGACGGCGACGCCGCAGGCAACCAACTGGTGATCTTCTCCAAACGGGACGGCGAAGGGGACGAAACCCTTTATTACCGCGCCCACGTCGCGAGCTATCCGCAGATCGACGACAAGGTGCAGGCGCCTGAACCGCGCGTAAGCCCGCCCGCCTGGACCGGCAGTGAACGGGCCGCCGCCAACAGTCTGCTCGATAACATCCGGGCCAACAGCGCCGACCGGGAGACGCTGGCGCTCAACCTGATCGACGAGCTCACCGCAAGCTCGCCCGGCGAGAACGTCACCGCGCTGCTGCCGCCCGACGCCAGCCAGGACCAGCTTGCGCAGACGGCGGCCAAGGTGCTGCGCACCGACGACATCCCCGCGCGCAGCGTCCATGGACTGGACCTGAGCAAGGGGGCCGCGAGCAATGTAGCGCTCGCGCACTGGATCGAGGTCTACGACAACGGTTTCTGGCGCCCGATCGGCTTGGAAAGCGAAACCCGCGCCCTGCCGGAGGGGCACCTGCCATGGTGGCGTGGTGACCGGCCGCTGGTGCAGTGGGAAGGCGCCGAAGAGATCGAGCTCAACATGTCGTTCGCGCACACGCGTGAAAACGCGCTGGAAGCCGCGGTCCAGCGCGGGCTGGCGATGGATGCCCCGCTGCTGCGCTTCTCCTTGTTCAACACCTCGCTTGAGACGCAGCTGCTCTACCAGGTGCTGCTGTTGATCCCCGTGGGCGCGCTCGTGCTGACCCTCATGCGTCAGGTGGTCGGCATCGCCACGTTCGGCACCTTCATGCCCGTGTTGATCGCGTTGGCGTTCCGGGAAACCCAGTTGCTCAACGGCGTGCTGCTGTTCACCGTGATCGTCAGCCTGGGGCTATTGGTGCGCTTCTACTTCGAACGGCTGAAGCTGCTGTTGGTTCCACGGCTGGCCTCGATGCTGATCGTGGTCGTACTGATGATGGCGGCGTTCAGCGTGCTGACGGAACAGATCGGAACAAGCGCTGGTCTATCCATCGCCCTGTTCCCGATGGTGATCCTGACCATGACGATCGAGCGTATGTCGATCGTCTGGGAAGAGGACGGCCCCAAGGATGCCATCCAGCAAGGATTGGGCAGTCTGGGCGTGGCAACACTTGTCTATCTCGTGATGTTTAACGATCTGGTCGAATACCTGACCTTCACGTTCCCGGAACTGCTGCTCATCCTGCTTGCGCTGACACTCCTGCTGGGCCGCTATACCGGCTACCGGCTGGTCGAGTTGTGGCGGTTCCGCGACATTGCAAAGGAGCGCACCGCATGA
- a CDS encoding mechanosensitive ion channel family protein, producing MVSRAAGHARLSIAVLVGLLMLLMAALPAAAQSGGGSGASDTGGSSGGSGAAAESLPPGAVSASAEKLQDLVDTLQDDQQRQDFVGKLNALIEAKQADSGQGGADAGNGASKAGPDGLGAQLLRAITERLDQAGSALAGMVDTVKQVPAIALELWSEVQNDQQRQLWTATAINLLLILGAAIVVERLAHWSLRIPRRRIEARANDNVLVQVLFLIARTLLDAVPIALFAAAAFGTMTVVQPREVAQVIVVALINASVLSRVVALLGRAILAPDAGGLRLPKLTDETAHYLFIWLRRVARTAIYGYVASEALGLLGLSTAAVVTVQKLIGFAIALMVIVFVLQNRQPVARWLRGPADEYASIRGLRTRLAELWHVLGVVYVLVVYGVWALEVPGGFVFLARATLVTIAVLIAARLINLGLDKLINRGFQLSDDIRRRYPGLEARANRYLPTVKRILRALVTLVAALMILQVWGAGALDWLTSSVGRDLLGTVITVAMILGLTFAFWEIVSATIERVLTRSSQRDTAKRSQRLATLLPLLRNALRILLIVVVSLIVLSEIGVDIGPLLAGAGVIGLAIGFGAQTLVKDVITGVFILLEDSLAIGDWVDLGGHGGEVESMTIRTITLRDLHGHIHVVPFSDVTSILNMARDYGYAVIDIGVAYREDTDAVIQLLQEVAEDLKNDSDWGPKIIGELEVFGVNNLGDSSVEIRVRLKTKTLAHWGMRREFLRRAKQKFDERGVEIPYPHRTLYFGQDRQGEAPPARVALQRPPRGGEGELETSAPSQTSSTTPTDDPDAE from the coding sequence ATGGTGTCGCGCGCCGCCGGTCACGCCCGTTTGTCGATCGCCGTTCTGGTCGGTCTGCTGATGCTGCTTATGGCGGCGCTACCGGCGGCTGCGCAGTCCGGTGGCGGATCCGGTGCATCGGATACGGGGGGCAGCAGCGGTGGCAGTGGCGCGGCTGCCGAAAGCCTGCCGCCGGGCGCCGTCTCGGCAAGCGCGGAGAAACTGCAGGACCTGGTCGACACGCTGCAGGACGACCAGCAGCGTCAGGACTTTGTCGGCAAGCTGAACGCCTTGATCGAGGCCAAGCAGGCCGACAGCGGGCAAGGCGGTGCGGACGCGGGCAACGGTGCATCCAAGGCGGGTCCCGATGGCCTGGGCGCGCAGTTGCTGCGGGCGATCACCGAGCGGCTGGATCAGGCGGGCAGTGCCCTGGCCGGGATGGTCGACACGGTCAAGCAGGTGCCGGCGATCGCGCTTGAACTGTGGAGCGAGGTGCAGAACGACCAGCAGCGACAGCTGTGGACGGCGACGGCGATCAACCTGCTGCTGATCCTCGGCGCTGCGATCGTCGTCGAGCGTCTTGCCCACTGGTCGCTGCGGATCCCGCGCCGGCGAATTGAAGCGCGGGCGAACGACAATGTGCTTGTCCAGGTGCTGTTCCTGATCGCCCGGACGCTCTTGGACGCCGTTCCGATCGCCCTGTTCGCGGCTGCCGCTTTCGGCACCATGACGGTCGTGCAGCCTCGCGAGGTGGCACAGGTGATCGTGGTCGCGCTGATCAACGCCAGCGTGCTCTCGCGTGTCGTCGCGTTGCTCGGCCGGGCGATCCTGGCGCCGGATGCGGGGGGGCTGCGTCTGCCCAAGCTGACCGACGAGACGGCGCACTATTTGTTCATCTGGCTGCGCCGGGTCGCGCGCACGGCCATCTACGGCTACGTCGCCAGCGAGGCGCTGGGCCTGCTGGGACTCAGCACGGCCGCGGTGGTGACGGTGCAGAAGCTGATCGGCTTCGCCATCGCGCTGATGGTGATCGTGTTCGTTCTGCAAAACCGTCAGCCGGTCGCCCGCTGGCTACGGGGGCCGGCTGATGAGTACGCCAGCATCCGCGGTCTGCGTACCCGCTTGGCGGAACTTTGGCACGTACTGGGCGTGGTTTACGTGCTCGTGGTCTACGGCGTCTGGGCGCTGGAGGTGCCGGGTGGCTTCGTCTTCCTGGCCCGGGCGACCCTGGTCACGATCGCGGTGCTGATTGCCGCCCGGCTGATTAATCTGGGGCTGGATAAGCTGATCAATCGCGGTTTCCAGCTGAGCGACGATATACGCCGGCGCTATCCGGGCTTGGAGGCGCGCGCCAATCGTTACCTGCCGACGGTCAAGCGGATCCTGCGCGCGCTGGTCACGTTGGTTGCCGCCTTGATGATCCTGCAGGTCTGGGGCGCGGGGGCGCTCGACTGGCTGACCTCATCGGTCGGCCGCGATCTGCTGGGGACCGTTATCACGGTCGCCATGATCCTGGGCCTGACCTTCGCGTTCTGGGAGATCGTCAGCGCCACGATCGAACGCGTGCTGACCCGTTCCAGCCAGCGCGACACGGCCAAGCGTAGCCAGCGGCTGGCGACCCTGCTGCCGTTACTGCGCAACGCGCTCAGAATCCTTCTGATTGTGGTGGTCTCGCTGATCGTGCTGTCGGAGATCGGCGTGGACATCGGCCCGCTACTCGCCGGTGCCGGCGTGATCGGCCTGGCGATCGGCTTTGGCGCGCAGACCCTGGTGAAGGACGTGATCACCGGCGTGTTCATCCTGCTGGAAGACAGCCTGGCGATCGGCGACTGGGTCGACCTCGGCGGGCACGGCGGTGAGGTCGAGAGCATGACCATCCGCACGATCACGCTGCGCGACCTGCACGGGCATATCCACGTCGTGCCCTTCTCCGACGTCACCTCGATCCTGAACATGGCGCGTGACTACGGCTATGCGGTGATCGACATCGGTGTCGCCTATCGCGAGGACACGGATGCGGTGATCCAGTTGCTGCAGGAAGTCGCCGAAGATCTGAAGAACGATTCCGACTGGGGGCCGAAGATCATCGGCGAGCTGGAGGTGTTCGGCGTCAACAATCTGGGCGATTCCAGCGTGGAAATCCGTGTGCGCCTGAAGACTAAGACGCTGGCGCACTGGGGTATGCGCCGGGAGTTCCTGCGCCGGGCCAAGCAGAAGTTCGACGAGCGTGGGGTGGAGATCCCCTATCCTCACCGTACGCTCTACTTCGGCCAGGACCGCCAGGGCGAGGCGCCGCCCGCCCGCGTCGCCTTGCAGCGCCCGCCGCGTGGGGGCGAGGGCGAGCTGGAGACCAGCGCGCCGAGCCAGACCAGTTCGACCACCCCGACCGACGACCCGGACGCGGAGTAG
- a CDS encoding ATP-dependent zinc protease family protein, translating to MKLLRTPLRPLTVLALMAGVLAGHNAAADEPRAIVGWKEKVRIPALDLTLASKNDTGAESASLHAENIEKFEKDGEDWVRFDVVISEDEEEKAEFEQETIRYEAPIQDTVLIKQKGEESNERYMIKLDLCMAHLHRTVEVNLADRSGFSTRMLLGREFLSGAALVDSSAEFTTDPKCIGPAVDAVDD from the coding sequence ATGAAGCTCTTGCGGACTCCCCTACGACCGCTGACGGTCCTGGCGCTGATGGCCGGCGTTCTTGCCGGACACAACGCAGCTGCCGATGAACCGCGCGCAATCGTGGGCTGGAAGGAAAAAGTCCGCATTCCAGCCCTGGACCTGACCCTGGCATCAAAGAACGACACCGGGGCGGAAAGCGCCTCCCTGCACGCCGAAAACATCGAGAAATTCGAGAAGGACGGCGAGGATTGGGTCCGCTTCGACGTGGTTATTTCCGAGGACGAGGAAGAAAAAGCCGAGTTCGAGCAAGAAACCATCCGGTACGAAGCCCCGATCCAGGACACGGTCCTGATCAAGCAGAAGGGCGAAGAGTCGAACGAGCGCTACATGATCAAGCTTGATCTGTGCATGGCGCACCTGCACCGCACGGTCGAGGTGAACCTGGCCGACCGCAGCGGCTTCTCCACCCGGATGCTGCTCGGCCGCGAGTTCCTGAGTGGCGCCGCGCTCGTGGACTCCAGCGCGGAGTTCACCACCGACCCGAAATGCATCGGGCCAGCGGTCGATGCGGTGGACGACTAA
- a CDS encoding glutathione peroxidase has product MPEMRLTTVLCAALMLAVLPPRLGTGAEASERSAHAFSFTSITGAPMDLARFDGQPILLVNTASRCGYTDQYADLETLWDRYKNKGLVVLAVPSNDFRQELASEAAVKQFCEATFDVSFPMTEISHVTGQDAHPLYQWLGRKLGRDGRPRWNFHKVLVNGQGQPVAGWPSGVRPTDTAIVSRIERLLPSG; this is encoded by the coding sequence ATGCCTGAGATGCGCCTGACCACCGTCTTGTGTGCGGCTCTGATGCTGGCCGTACTGCCGCCACGCCTGGGAACCGGGGCCGAAGCTTCGGAGCGAAGCGCGCACGCCTTCTCCTTCACCTCGATCACCGGCGCGCCGATGGATCTGGCGCGCTTCGACGGGCAACCGATCCTGCTGGTCAACACGGCCTCGCGCTGCGGCTACACCGACCAATATGCCGACCTCGAGACGCTGTGGGACCGCTACAAGAATAAAGGGCTGGTCGTGCTCGCCGTGCCGTCGAACGACTTTCGGCAGGAACTGGCAAGCGAAGCAGCGGTCAAGCAGTTCTGCGAGGCCACCTTCGACGTTTCCTTCCCGATGACGGAGATCAGCCACGTCACCGGGCAGGACGCCCACCCGCTCTACCAGTGGCTGGGGCGGAAGCTGGGCCGTGACGGGCGCCCGCGCTGGAACTTCCATAAGGTGCTGGTCAACGGGCAGGGCCAGCCGGTCGCTGGCTGGCCCTCCGGCGTGCGCCCGACCGACACAGCGATCGTCAGCCGGATCGAGCGCCTGTTGCCGAGCGGCTGA
- a CDS encoding DUF1289 domain-containing protein — MTDEFRDDSDRRETIEPSADANASSVEDARAQRRAERRRRVRERTFDTTVASPCIAVCQLGPDDLCVGCLRSIDEIRDWPIMTADEKRTVLDRIDARKTD, encoded by the coding sequence GTGACCGACGAATTCCGCGACGACAGCGACCGCCGCGAGACAATTGAGCCGAGCGCCGACGCGAACGCCTCGTCGGTCGAGGATGCGCGCGCGCAACGCCGGGCGGAGCGCCGCCGCCGGGTGCGCGAGCGTACTTTCGACACCACCGTCGCCTCGCCCTGCATCGCGGTCTGCCAGCTCGGCCCCGACGATCTGTGCGTCGGCTGCCTACGCTCGATCGACGAAATACGCGATTGGCCAATCATGACGGCCGATGAAAAGCGCACCGTCCTCGACCGGATCGACGCGCGCAAGACGGACTGA